One Oryza brachyantha chromosome 3, ObraRS2, whole genome shotgun sequence DNA segment encodes these proteins:
- the LOC121053877 gene encoding protein NDH-DEPENDENT CYCLIC ELECTRON FLOW 5: protein MAFCTPTATPTPHTSSWKHVAFCNPSRLTAGAGGGQRGARLAGASLEVRALAPATAADAAAAAAPSSPNVDYLAAEFAGHGVSFEAVGGSCAVKMEVRNGSAAHLLLPGGLVTSYKPAMWHGAPTEVLHTTVAEGPGGRAVIRGGVSMDLRCGAGDGGQPPWSPGGSWSLRDVRGSPTGFIEVELASAAPAEEGCGCGGVEARCVVTLHPEALAAELTVRNSAAAGVALSAAVSTHLRVSTPDATYAVGLQGSDYRTMDPARTEFTIVPPEFMSRSPPPAAATTFPHRWATEGFDAVLAGRLGAAAQEPDGEEDDDYKQMTAEMCRIYSHAPRQFTIIDRGRRNSICVQRRGFEEVYVLSPGSKHQWYGRYAYVCVGPTMLEPILLGPGATWSGAQYLHNPNF from the exons ATGGCGTTCTGCACTCCTACTGCCACTCCAACTCCACACACCAGTTCATGGAAGCACGTCGCCTTCTGCAACCCTTCCAGGCtaaccgccggcgccggcggaggccaGAGGGGGGCGCGGTTGGCCGGTGCGAGCCTTGAGGTGCGCGCattggcgccggcgacggcggcggacgcggctgcggctgcggcgcccTCCTCTCCCAACGTGGACTACCTGGCGGCGGAGTTCGCCGGCCACGGCGTCAGCTTCGAGGCCGTCGGCGGCAGCTGCGCCGTGAAGATGGAGGTGCGCAACGGCAGCGCCGCGCACCTGCTGCTGCCGGGCGGCCTCGTCACGTCCTACAAGCCGGCCATGTGGCACGGCGCCCCGACGGAGGTGCTGCACACCACCGTCGCCGAGGGCCCCGGCGGCCGGGCCGTAATCCGCGGCGGCGTGTCGATGGACCTCCGCTGCGGTGCCGGCGACGGGGGCCAGCCGCCGTGGTCGCCGGGCGGCTCCTGGTCGCTCCGCGACGTCAGGGGGAGCCCCACGGGCTTCATCGAAGTCGAGctcgcgtccgccgcgccggcggaggagggctgcgggtgcggcggcgTTGAGGCGAGGTGCGTCGTGACGCTGCACCCGGAGGCGCTGGCCGCGGAGCTCACGGTGAGgaacagcgccgccgccggcgtggcgctctccgccgccgtgtccACCCACCTCCGCGTGAGCACGCCGGACGCCACCTACGCCGTGGGGCTCCAGGGCTCCGACTACCGCACCATGGATCCCGCGCGCACGGAGTTCACCATCGTGCCCCCGGAGTTCATgtcgcggtcgccgccgcccgccgccgccacgacgTTCCCGCACCGCTGGGCCACCGAGGGCTTCGACGCggtcctcgccggccgcctcggcgcggcggcgcaggagcccgacggcgaggaggacgacgactaCAAGCAGATGACCGCGGAGATGTGCCGCATCTACAGCCACGCGCCCCGCCAATTCACCATCATCGACAGG GGGAGGAGGAACTCCATTTGCGTGCAGCGGAGAGGGTTCGAGGAGGTGTACGTGCTCAGCCCGGGGTCCAAGCACCAGTGGTACGGGAGATACGCCTACGTGTGCGTGGGCCCCACGATGCTGGAGCCCATCCTGCTGGGGCCTGGGGCCACGTGGTCAGGGGCACAGTACTTGCACAACCCAAACTTTTAG
- the LOC102714169 gene encoding SRSF protein kinase 2-like yields MAEAKATRRRAEEAAAEEEAMEAGAETEGDSSDYTSEDEGTEDYRRGGYHAVRVGDSFKQGAYVVQSKLGWGHFSTVWLAWDTNHSRYVALKVQKSAQHYTEAAMDEIKILKQIADGDPDDSRCVVKLLDHFKHSGPNGNHVCMVFEFLGDNLLTLIKYTDYHGIPLPMVKEICRHVLIGLDYLHRTLSIIHTDLKPENILLVSTIDPSKDPRKSGVPLVAPSAKTDDPPPKAPASSVNGGLTRNQKKKIRRKAKRAAAATSEGSGAVASGDTDGSDDRGNSSTANEGSPNQDGEKKEEAERSRRGSKGIRRKMAMEADLKCKLVDFGNACWTYKQFTSDIQTRQYRCPEVILGSKYSTSADLWSFACICFELATGDVLFDPHSGDSYDRDEQDHLALMMELLGMMPRKIALGGRYSREFFNRYGDLRHIRRLRFWPLNKVLVEKYEFSDRDSNDMAEFLVPILDFVPEKRPSAAQLLQHPWLDAGPLRRQPKRLPDLTQNSAEVDGVSEKQRIENEERDAMAVELGNIAIDGASSKTSEDPQASTMQNKTNVTSAKKSSGKVRRFAFGTTARYALHAVNRKLAPGDPAALHVEAVKDGEEPVGFGPAAPLAEFGDGWKLQTITEQDAPGYYQTPAFDAQRRDETKQPAKNPHKETMAAYITKIVLAFVFIFLLGGLFTYLLETLPDKFQPAPVPEPL; encoded by the exons atggcggaggcgaaggcgacgaggcggcgggcggaggaggcggcggccgaggaggaggcgatggAGGCCGGGGCGGAGACGGAGGGGGACAGCAGCGACTACACGTCGGAGGACGAGGGCACGGAGGACTACCGCCGGGGAGGATACCACGCCGTCCGCGTCGGGGACTCCTTCAAGCAGGGCGCCTACGTCGTGCAGTCCAAGCTCGGATGGGGGCACTTCTCCACGGTCTGGCTCGCCTGGGATACCAACCACTCC AGGTATGTGGCGCTGAAGGTGCAGAAGAGTGCGCAGCACTACACAGAGGCGGCCATGGATGAGATCAAGATCTTGAAGCAGATTGCCGATGGTGATCCTGATGACTCCCGGTGTGTCGTTAAGCTTCTTGACCATTTCAAGCACTCGGGCCCTAATGGGAACCATGTGTGCATGGTATTTGAGTTTCTTGGCGATAACTTGCTGACCCTAATAAAGTACACGGACTACCATGGAATTCCACTTCCAATGGTTAAGGAGATATGCCGACATGTGCTCATTGGCCTTGACTACCTCCACCGCACGCTTTCAATTATTCACACTGACCTTAAGCCTGAGAATATATTGCTTGTATCCACTATTGATCCCTCAAAAGACCCCCGGAAATCAGGTGTGCCGCTGGTGGCACCTTCTGCTAAAACTGATGATCCACCTCCAAAGGCACCTGCATCATCAGTGAATGGTGGCCTCACCCGGAACCAAAAGAAGAAGATTCGGAGGAAAGCCAAGCGTGCAGCCGCTGCAACTTCAGAAGGAAGTGGGGCTGTTGCATCTGGGGACACCGATGGGTCAGATGATAGGGGAAATTCGAGTACGGCAAATGAGGGTAGTCCTAATCAGGatggagagaagaaagaagaagcgGAAAGAAGTAGACGGGGTAGCAAAGGGATCAGGAGAAAAATGGCAATGGAGGCTGACCTTAAGTGCAAACTGGTAGACTTTGGAAATGCATGTTGGACATACAAGCAGTTTACAAGTGATATCCAAACAAGACAATACAGATGCCCTGAGGTGATACTGGGATCCAAGTATTCTACATCTGCCGACTTGTGGTCctttgcatgcatatgcttTGAGCTTGCCACAGGAGATGTGCTATTTGATCCACACAGTGGTGACAGTTATGACAGGGATGAG CAGGATCACCTTGCACTGATGATGGAGCTATTAGGAATGATGCCTCGAAAG ATTGCCTTGGGTGGTCGATATTCACGTGAGTTCTTCAATCGTTATGGGGATTTGAGGCACATTCGGCGCTTGCGGTTCTGGCCTCTCAACAAGGTGCTGGTTGAGAAATACGAGTTCAGTGACAGAGATTCAAATGACATGGCAGAGTTTCTCGTTCCCATACTTGATTTTGTTCCTGAAAAGCGTCCTTCAGCTGCTCAACTGCTTCAGCATCCATGGCTTGATGCTGGGCCGCTTCGCCGGCAGCCTAAAAGGCTACCAGACCTGACACAGAATTCGGCAGAGGTAGATGGCGTTTCAGAGAAACAGAGGATTGagaatgaagagagagatgcgATGGCTGTGGAGTTGGGGAACATTGCCATAGACGGTGCTTCATCCAAGACATCTGAAGACCCCCAAGCAAGTACtatgcaaaataaaacaaatgtgaCCTCTGCTAAGAA GAGCTCCGGCAAGGTCCGGCGGTTCGCGTtcgggacgacggcgaggtaCGCGCTGCACGCCGTCAACCGGAAGCTCGCTCCCGGTGACCCGGCGGCGCTGCACGTCGAGGCTGTGAAGGACGGCGAGGAGCCCGTCGGCTTcggccccgccgcgccgctcgccgagTTCGGCGACGGCTGGAAGCTGCAGACCATCACCGAGCAGGACGCGCCGGGGTACTACCAAACGCCGGCGTTCGACGCG
- the LOC121053970 gene encoding probable NAD(P)H dehydrogenase (quinone) FQR1-like 1, with the protein MGKGGGCIPSKRHRAAAAAPAAAEADPPPVSHRRERTSIPAPPRPVRIYVVFYSMYGHVRRLARAVERGVGSVPGARAVLFRVPETLPPAVLAQMEARVEPEDGEDFIPVVDPDGLPDADGFLFGFPARFGAMPAQMQAFFDSTAPLCRHQRLAGKPAGFFVSTGTQSGGQETTAWTAITQLAHHGMLFVPIGYTFGEGMLEVDELRGGSPYGAGVFSGDGSRPPSKLELALAEHHGKYMATLVKRMLHGAS; encoded by the exons atGGGCAAGGGCGGCGGGTGCATCCCGAGCAAGAggcaccgcgccgccgccgccgcgccggcggcggcggaggcggatcCCCCACCCGTGTCGCACCGGCGCGAGCGGACCTCgatcccggcgccgccgcgaccgGTGCGCATCTACGTCGTGTTCTACTCCATGTACGGGCACGTCCGGCGCCTGGCGCGCGCCGTGGAGCGCGGGGTGGGCTCCGTccccggcgcgcgcgcggtccTCTTCCGCGTCCCGGAgacgctgccgccggccgtccTCGCGCAGATGGAGGCCAGGGTGGAgccggaggacggcgaggacTTCATCCCCGTCGTGGACCCCGACGGGCtccccgacgccgacggctTCCTCTTCGGATTCCCCGCCAGGTTCGGCGCCATGCCCGCGCAGATGCAGGCCTTCTTCGACTCCACCGCGCCGCTCTGCCGCCACCAGCGCCTCGCCGGCAAGCCCGCCGGCTTCTTCGTCAGCACTGGCACCCAGTCCGGCGGTCAAGAAACCACCGC CTGGACGGCGATCACGCAGCTGGCGCACCACGGCATGCTGTTCGTGCCAATCGGGTACACCTTCGGGGAGGGGATGCTCGAGGTGGACGAGCTCCGCGGCGGGTCGCCGTACGGCGCGGGGGtcttctccggcgacggctccaGGCCGCCCTCCAAGCTCGAGCTGGCCCTCGCCGAGCACCATGGCAAGTACATGGCCACACTTGTCAAGAGAATGTTGCACGGCGCCTCGTGA